The DNA window TTTGTGGTAAGTGCCGATGGTTCCGGCGACTTTAATACCGTTCAAGGAGCTCTGGATTATATTCAAGACTTTACCCCTGCAATGATTGCTCCTTCAAAAGAGGAAAACGGAGGTTGGAAAGTTTTCGTTAATAATGGAGATTATGAAGAGCTGATTTATTTCCGCAACAAGCGATATGTTACGATTGAAGGCGAAAGCCGTGAGGGAGTTCATATTCATTATGCAAACAATGAAGTCTTTAATCCGCATCCTGCAGATATTAAAACCAATGAATTTAAGGGTACTTTCCCTTCTCGCCGCGCTGCTTTTATGTCCGACAATGGTTTCTGTATAAGTCTGGTAAACCTTACAGTTCAAACCGATCTTCAAGGGCAGGCCGAAGGTTTGTTAATGATGGGAGAAGGAAATATGCTTAAGAATGTACATATAATCGGTTCCGGAGATGCTTTGCAGATAAATGGAAGTACATACCTTGAAAATTGCACTATTGATGGCGGGGGAGATACGGTTCTTGGTCGCGGACCAGCATTCTTTAAAGACTGTACACTTTCCAGCTATGGAGCTTTTATGTGGATTCGTAATACAAATAAGAATCATGGGAATGTATTTGTAAACTGTACCTTTGCGGGTAAAGGAAATGATGCTCTCATTGCTCGTTCACCAATAAATAAAGGCAAAGGTTATCCTTATGCGGAATCGGTTCTAATTAACTGTAAATTGGATAGTATTCCGGCTGCAGGATGGGCTGTAGAAGGAGATACCACAAATATTCATTTCTGGGAATACAATAGTCAAAATATGAACGGAAAGCCAATTGACAATAGTTTGCGTCATCCGGCCTCCCGACAACTCGATAAAGAGAAAGACGCTAGAATAATAGAACTATATAGTAATCCAACCTATGTTCTGGGCTTTGGATTTTAAGCTTACAGGAGTATGAAAAAACTAGAATATACCGATTGGCAATTAATATCGTATGCTGAAGCATGGCAAAGGCAGACGGATCTATTTAATGAAATAGTCCATGAAAAACTGGAAGGTAAGCAACATGCTAATTATTTAATTTCATGCGAACACCCGCATGTCTACACCCTTGGCCGAAGTGGTAAAGATCAGAATATGCTGATAGGAGAGGAACAGCTCAAAAGAATAGGAGCTACTCTCTATCATATTGACCGTGGCGGAGATATCACCTATCATGGTCCCGGACAGATTGTTTGCTATCCTATCCTTAATCTGGAAGACTACAGTCTGGGATTAAAGGAATACGTTCATGTATTGGAACAGGCTGTTATAAATGTCTGCTCTCATTACGGAATAACTGCCGGCAGATTGGCTGGTGCTACCGGTGTATGGTTGGACGAGAATACTCCTCGTGTCCGTAAGATATGTGCTATTGGAGTTC is part of the uncultured Bacteroides sp. genome and encodes:
- the lipB gene encoding lipoyl(octanoyl) transferase LipB, producing MKKLEYTDWQLISYAEAWQRQTDLFNEIVHEKLEGKQHANYLISCEHPHVYTLGRSGKDQNMLIGEEQLKRIGATLYHIDRGGDITYHGPGQIVCYPILNLEDYSLGLKEYVHVLEQAVINVCSHYGITAGRLAGATGVWLDENTPRVRKICAIGVRSSHFVTMHGLAFNVNTDLNYFHYINPCGFIDKGVTSIEKELNQKIDIEETKSLLRFELEHLLTRKNK
- a CDS encoding pectinesterase family protein; its protein translation is MKSTYYLISGLLFMSAAIHAQSTCFPQQNAVNVNPDTHLVLKFDSTPTIGNNGFIRVFEEGTNRQVDCLDLSIPAGPTTGQGNTGVYTPVPYEYKATNYTNANTVPGTPSGVNKRDTSNYQLNIIGHFTDAFHFYPVIVHGNTATIYLHNNLLEYGKKYYVTIDKGVINAHKFNGFSKKNAWRFSTKESGPKADVHKFVVSADGSGDFNTVQGALDYIQDFTPAMIAPSKEENGGWKVFVNNGDYEELIYFRNKRYVTIEGESREGVHIHYANNEVFNPHPADIKTNEFKGTFPSRRAAFMSDNGFCISLVNLTVQTDLQGQAEGLLMMGEGNMLKNVHIIGSGDALQINGSTYLENCTIDGGGDTVLGRGPAFFKDCTLSSYGAFMWIRNTNKNHGNVFVNCTFAGKGNDALIARSPINKGKGYPYAESVLINCKLDSIPAAGWAVEGDTTNIHFWEYNSQNMNGKPIDNSLRHPASRQLDKEKDARIIELYSNPTYVLGFGF